In Anabas testudineus chromosome 12, fAnaTes1.2, whole genome shotgun sequence, one genomic interval encodes:
- the LOC113158283 gene encoding S100P-binding protein-like has product MAQTVHNEVEQTISNTVSRLDFQSCNVATFHLKPLSVYAKMTCHQETSVHHSGKPFNQFINFKVEKGAQKRQLEISSCDDGYDTPSKKFFFDSDIDDILCLNPIGTKAPEEVSARSCQNSTSCTLLSEQVGKCGPKLQRNEVLNGQENLRECRKDELEDKGYVSMSYTKNLNEMPTTASSSQPKAGEGKVLQDKCHPQGLPEQTVLSGQKIPVTVSDICSSVCVPLLDSVNCPVESLEGDVEDILNIGPPIFESSLCCTDTVTVHTGSEQSRLLSEVLQEGSIGPIHEHHTTEEVTVDTSYESTLPLQVQVKSVVVVVPRQNTKNNNPGSPHLSELDSAAMSKPDENKCKVCPRSQRPAIFNGEMDWEHEKERYIHLVKKHMNDSPVAAHDVMTELVSLMSHVADQAPGSGTPWQHPSDLTRRNHQKRFGSSLMPKMSLKEWQAKNGITLKRFAKVPKVFQRSQLP; this is encoded by the exons ATGGCCCAAACAGTCCATA ATGAGGTTGAACAAACTATCTCAAATACAGTTTCAAGGCTGGATTTCCAAAGCTGCAATGTGGCCACATTTCACCTAAAACCATTATCTGTATATGCAAAAATGACTTGTCATCAGGAGACCAGTGTGCATCATTCAGGGAAACCCTTTAACcagtttattaattttaaagttGAGAAGGGTGCTCAAAAGAGGCAATTGGAGATTTCAAGTTGTGATGATGGTTATGATACACCATCAAAAAAGTTCTTTTTTGACTCTGATATTGATGATATCTTGTGCCTTAATCCCATTGGCACTAAAGCACCTGAAGAAGTTTCTGCAAGAAGCTGCCAAAATTCAACTAGCTGCACACTTCTAAGTGAACAGGTTGGAAAATGTGGACCAAAGCTGCAAAGAAATGAGGTACTGAATGGCCAAGAGAATTTGAGAGAATGTCGAAAAGATGAGCTAGAAGATAAGGGTTATGTCTCCATGTCCTACACTAAAAACCTCAATGAGATGCCTACGACTGCGTCCAGCTCCCAACCAAAGGCAGGTGAAGGCAAGGTGCTGCAGGACAAGTGCCATCCTCAAGGCTTACCTGAACAAACTGTGCTGTCTGGACAAAAGATACCTGTTACAGTCAGTGATATCtgttctagtgtgtgtgtgccgctATTGGATTCTGTCAACTGCCCTGTAGAGTCATTAGAAGGTGATGTAGAAGATATATTAAATATTGGTCCCCCAATATTTGAATCATCACTGTGCTGTACTGACACAGTCACTGTGCACACTGGTAGTGAACAAAGTAGATTATTGTCAGAGGTATTGCAGGAAGGAAGTATTGGACCTATCCATGAGCATCACACCACAGAGGAAGTCACTGTGGATACAAGTTATGAATCTACATTACCTCTTCAAGTACAA GTAAAATCAGTTGTGGTCGTGGTTCCCAGgcaaaacaccaaaaacaatAACCCAGGTTCCCCGCATCTCTCAGAACTTGACAGTGCTGCCATGTCAAAGCCAGATGAGAACAAGTGTAAAGTCTGTCCCAGGAGTCAAAG gCCTGCAATCTTTAATGGAGAAATGGACTGGGAGCATGAAAAAGAGCGGTATATCCATCTGGTCAAGAAACACATGAATGACAGTCCAGTAGCAGCTCATG ATGTCATGACTGAGCTCGTCAGTTTGATGAGCCATGTGGCTGACCAAGCCCCAGGCTCAGGTACACCATGGCAGCATCCATCAGATCTTACGCGTAG GAACCACCAGAAACGCTTTGGCAGCTCTTTGATGCCCAAAATGTCTCTCAAGGAATGGCAGGCTAAGAACGGTATCACATTGAAGCGCTTTGCCAAAGTACCAAAGGTTTTTCAAAGAAGTCAGTTGCCCTAA